The proteins below come from a single Esox lucius isolate fEsoLuc1 chromosome 7, fEsoLuc1.pri, whole genome shotgun sequence genomic window:
- the pom121 gene encoding nuclear envelope pore membrane protein POM 121 — translation MGYQVLRRRGDAMSPREKWFIALISLVLCAISIVCVVVYYIPTFFYIAFILGVCCVACYYQSGESLYARLGPDPRRGLTIPPALRRWLPGVANGVPTAGRVRTRTVKGDVKESVVFTSQRRFENTIYRKDSDSYLFSPRDILMGSYIGKTESPPSFVGRPRAGGSSGSNPNAREQLRERLARPNHAVYTPNKRLSFGGEPLGTMGRFTITPQRHYPIQQMGTSSVGILPPAQWDSFRKKNILTPRNSPAVHSPVTVKIARPDNNTIRSPFLEHVTSPRVIGSPGPRATADPCSRETVLSVLKESRKRDVDDDDQSFTAGQKSKRRRHDSSGSAHSAFESLLLNGAPSQLMPKPGTLKRGLNVMTEELTMKRSRTSSVSSVSCGLTPSGTLGSVRNSIRSSLSSSQGLTQPKKASTRSLSPLSSPGSSRSQTPERASKKPREEDVQSPSSVSSVRSDKTLADTAPATGKLTPVPTIPVASFSSDLASSGKRKRKIPLVSSRRGDQISLPPPPELGYTITVKDLDQEKKAALSQINTVLKVPEPEELAPAVTTSSQPPVSSSVTPTLATLLASPLPVTMSASIPVINLDPVPPCTVSTAPTSTAPQVNTLPAANPLLESLKMMRNTAAPAISLATVSTTLSPLAPAEQKSDTSFTGPRPAPASLSQAPPASLSQAPPASLSQAPPASLSQAPPASLSQATNTIPSAFTQVLSQVTNAPSSVPNLGGASLFGLASPLTALSSSTTTTSTASTGTTSTNHPLLASGFKPIFGAASPAPTVSEATAAVPTFKPIFGSATATSAFGQPAATSAPSTATAPASLFTGLSNSTTVAPAPSTNTSAPPSVKSLFGNWSGPPATTAATTTAPPTGSTFQFGAASTAAPAAALSSTSASTTTSNTGFLFGAMVTTSAAVQPPAQGGFSFGQAAASQNSTTASFGGFGMATTTAAAAPSSQSTFTFGKSSFEAPAASAFPGVTQAPSATATAKPFTFGSAGASAAPAPFAFGAATTTAAPTFGTPTVPHFGASSTGFAFGNAKAAPATPAAPAFGSAIQTASTLPASAPTFSFGGVSAQQVPATPAQPTTGGFNFGAAISGTPFGTPSATTQTPGFNFGAAASDKLAFGTSTPAFGQSTATGPIPFGSPGTPVQGFSAMAPSPFGSSPSAPSFSIGAGSKTSGARQRLQARRQHPRKK, via the exons ATGGGATATCAAGTCCTCCGGCGGCGCGGTGACGCCATGTCTCCAAGAGAGAAGTGGTTCATAGCGCTTATCTCTCTCGTGTTATGTGCTATCTCAATAGTCTGTGTAGTTGTATATTATATtccaacatttttttatatagctTTTATTCTTGGAGTTTGTTGCGTTGCCTGTTACTATCAGAGCGGAGAATCACTATACGCTAGGTTAGGCCCTGATCCACGCCGTGGTCTGACAATTCCACCCGCGCTGCGTCGCTGGTTGCCAGGGGTCGCGAACGGAGTACCGACAGCCGGAAGAGTTAGAACTCGCACTGTCAAGGGGGATGTTAAGGAATCGGTAGTATTTACCAGCCAAAGACGTTTCGAGAACACGATTTATCGAAAAGATAGTGATTCATATCTGTTTAGTCCTCGGGATATACTGATGGGAAGTTACATTGGGAAGACAGAAAGTCCTCCCTCGTTTGTGGGGAGGCCGCGAGCCGGTGGAAGTTCGGGTTCTAACCCAAACGCTCGGGAACAACTGCGCGAAAGATTAGCCCGACCAAACCACGCTGTTTATACTCCAAATAAACGACTGTCATTCGGGGG CGAACCCCTGGGCACGATGGGTCGTTTCACCATCACTCCACAGCGCCACTACCCAATCCAGCAGATGGGCACCTCCTCGGTGGGCATCCTGCCCCCGGCTCAGTGGGACAGCTTCAGAAAAAAGAACATCCTTACCCCTCGAAACTCCCCAGCAGTCCACAGTCCAGTCACAGTGAAGATTGCAAGGCCAGACAACAACACCATTCGATCCCCTTT cttggaacATGTGACCTCCCCGAGGGTCATTGGCTCTCCAGGCCCAAGGGCTACTGCAGACCCCTGCTCCAGGGAGACTGTTCTGAGCGTGCTCAAAGAGAGCCGCAAGAGAGATGTTGACGATGATGACCAGAGCTTCACTGCAGGGCAAAAGAGCAAAAGGAG GCGTCATGACAGCAGTGGGAGTGCCCACTCAGCATTTGAGTCACTCCTGCTCAATGGAGCTCCATCACAGCTGATGCCCAA GCCCGGTACTCTGAAGAGAGGGTTGAACGTTATGACCGAGGAGTTGACAATGAAGCGTTCCCGTACCTCTTCCGTCAGCTCTGTGAGCTGTGGTCTGACACCCAGCGGCACCCTGGGATCAGTTCGAAACTCAATCCGCAGCTCCCTCAGCTCCTCGCAAGGCCTTACTCAG CCGAAAAAGGCTTCCACCCGCAGTCTATCCCCTCTCTCCAGCCCTGGGTCGTCCCGCTCCCAGACTCCAGAAAGGGCCTCCAAAAAGCCCAG GGAAGAGGATGTTCAATCGCCCAGCTCTGTGTCCTCTGTGAGGTCTGACAAGACGTTGGCAGACACAGCACCCGCTACCG GGAAGCTGACTCCAGTCCCCACAATCCCTGTGGCTTCGTTCTCGTCAGACTTAGCCAGTAGTGGAAAACGGAAACGCAAGATTCCGCTGGTCTCCAGCCGCAGAGGGGACCAAATCTCTCTG CCTCCACCCCCTGAGCTGGGCTACACCATTACTGTGAAAGACCTGGATCAGGAGAAGAAAGCTGCTCTCAGCCAGATCAACACAGTCCTCAAAG TCCCAGAACCGGAGGAGTTGGCACCTGCAGTGACCACGTCTTCTCAGCCTCCTGTGTCCAGCTCTGTTACGCCCACCCTGGCTACCCTGCTGGCCAGCCCTCTTCCTGTAACCATGTCGGCCAGCATCCCCGTCATCAACCTGGACCCTGTACCTCCATGCACTGTCAGCACAGCCCCCACGTCCACAGCCCCCCAGGTCAACACCCTCCCTGCAGCAAACCCCCTCCTGGAGTCTCTGAAAATGATGAGGAACACTGCAG CTCCGGCCATCTCCTTGGCGACAGTTTCGACAACCCTTTCACCACTTGCTCCTGCAGAGCAGAAATCAGACACCAGCTTTACTGGTCCTCGGCCCGCGCCGGCCTCTCTCTCCCAGGCCCCGCCGGCCTCTCTCTCCCAGGCCCCGCCGGCCTCTCTCTCCCAGGCCCCGCCGGCCTCTCTCTCCCAGGCCCCGCCGGCCTCTCTCTCCCAGGCCACCAACACCATCCCCTCTGCCTTCACTCAGGTGCTGAGCCAAGTCACCAATGCCCCCAGCAGTGTCCCTAACCTGGGTGGAGCTAGCCTGTTTGGCCTGGCCAGCCCGCTGACAGCCCTTTCCTCCTCAACTACCACCACTTCAACCGCCTCCACAGGGACAACCAGTACTAACCACCCCCTCCTGGCCTCTGGGTTCAAGCCCATCTTCGGTGCTGCGTCCCCAGCCCCCACAGTCTCCGAGGCCACGGCCGCTGTCCCCACCTTTAAGCCCATATTTGGAAGTGCCACAGCCACCAGTGCTTTTGGACAGCCGGCCGCCACCTCAGCCCCCTCCACAGCCACGGCGCCTGCCTCCCTTTTCACTGGCCTGTCCAACAGCACCACTGTAGCTCCAGCCCCTTCCACCAACACCTCCGCCCCGCCATCTGTGAAGTCTCTGTTTGGAAACTGGAGCGGTCCGCCTGCGACGACTGCTGCTACGACCACCGCCCCTCCCACGGGAAGTACCTTCCAGTTTGGCGCGGCGTCCACTGCGGCCCCTGCCGCCGCCCTCAGCTCCACTTCAGCCTCCACCACTACTAGCAACACTGGGTTTCTGTTTGGTGCGATGGTCACCACCTCTGCTGCCGTTCAGCCCCCGGCCCAGGGAGGGTTCAGCTTTGGCCAGGCTGCAGCCAGCCAGAACTCCACCACCGCGTCCTTCggtggttttggaatggccacGACTACTGCGGCGGCTGCACCGTCCAGCCAGTCCACGTTCACATTTGGGAAGTCCTCCTTTGAAGCCCCGGCCGCCTCAGCGTTCCCCGGTGTGACTCAGGCCCCGTCTGCCACTGCCACGGCCAAGCCTTTCACCTTCGGGTCAGCTGGAGCCAGTGCTGCCCCCGCTCCCTTCGCTTTTGGCGCCGCTACCACGACCGCGGCCCCTACCTTTGGGACGCCCACTGTGCCACACTTTGGAGCCAGCTCCACAGGTTTTGCATTTGGCAATGCCAAGGCTGCCCCAGCCACTCCGGCAGCGCCTGCCTTCGGCTCTGCCATCCAGACGGCCAGCACACTCCCGGCCTCTGCCCCGACCTTCTCATTTGGCGGCGTGTCAGCGCAGCAGGTTCCCGCTACCCCTGCCCAGCCGACCACTGGTGGATTCAACTTTGGAGCAGCCATTTCAGGCACTCCGTTTGGAACGCCGAGTGCTACAACACAGACGCCAGGCTTCAACTTTGGGGCTGCTGCTAGTGACAAGCTAGCCTTCG GGACGTCTACGCCTGCGTTTGGCCAGAGCACAGCAACAGGCCCTATCCCCTTTGGAAGCCCGGGAACACCAGTCCAAGGATTCAGTGCAATGGCACCCTCACCATTTG GCTCTTCCCCATCAGCGCCGTCGTTCTCTATCGGGGCTGGCTCCAAAACATCAGGGGCGCGCCAGAGACTACAGGCACGAAGGCAGCACCCCAGGAAGAAGTAG